TATCAGACTTGAATCTTGTTAGTTGCTTTCAAGCAAATCCTAAATCAGAGATTTgtgctgtttttctgttccCTAAAATGCCCCTGTCTATCATGTTTGCCCCTGGCACAACATAATGGTCTTCTGCCTGAGCTCCTAATGCCTGCTCTAGGGTGTGATAGGGCAGTGGCTGAGGGACGAAGAACATGACGAATGCAGACGCACATATATTCTGCACATTTATTTAAGGATGCCAATCGTCACAGTGTCATTGAGAGAAGTCGTTGCCTGCAAATTTATCTCAGTAGCCAGGACTGACGGGATCCATCAGACAGTGAAGATGATGCAAGGTATGCCTTCTTGGGACCTGCCACAGGAAGATTCATTTGGAATTAACCTGAAATTCTTCTGAATTCTTCTGAaaggagctggggggggggaaataatgGTATTCCAGAATGAAAACTGTCTTCACAAGTCTGTTTTTGATGTGTTTCCTCTCCAGGACCAGTGCTGTgctttgtcttcctctccctgggAGTGGAGGAGCAGGTGGGATCTGCACCTATCTGTACCCATggacaagatggctgccacagCCTCTCCCTGCCGGAACTGTTTGACAGGGTGATCCAGCATTCAGCCAGGTTCCATGGACTTTCCAGGGACCTACACACAGAATTTGTGAGttctccatcactctttctctctctctctctctctctctctctctctctctctctctctctcgctctctctctctctctctctatctatctctatctctctctctctctgttttccttttccttttgtttgtgtCCAAAGACAATAGTAATGAGGTCATAAACCAATATTTTCCCCTTAGAACAAATGTTGAGAGCTGGTTTGATTTgaatgctgttgctgttgctgttgatgTCAATATAGTTACTAGACCTCACAAACATGTGCAAACCTTTTAATTTTAACAGGACTTTTTACTTTTTAACAGGAACAATACTTATCTTCTAGTAGAAATCAGATTGGAGAAAGAAAATGCCACACTTCGAGCATACAGACCCCAAATGGCAAGGATATTGCACAGAGCCTTAcagtgagtatgcatgtgtctttatgtgtttgCCTTGATAATGATCATTCATGTTTGCAGATATTGATTGTTTTGTAAGTTtgcaaagcgtgtgtgtgtgtgtgtgtgtgtgtgttttaaatgcacTTACTCACTAAATATATATACTAGTTTGACTCACCTGATTACTTTGCATACTTTGCACACTATTTGTTAACATTTGTGAGGGTTTTGGACTgttcctgcagagagaggagctgacTGAGGTGATCCTGAAGCTCCTGGCAGCCTGGGGAGATCCTCTGTCTAACCTCCACAGCATCATGGCCCACCAGCAggacttcaacacacacagtggcagcaAAGCCCTGGAGATGAGTGACATGGTCCACCAGCTCAAGAACGGGGTTCAGAGAGTGGCTGAGAGGGTAAGAGCTCCATTCACATAGTTGTGTTACCTCATATGTGTTTGGGTAGATTATAtgaattactttttttatacCAGGTGAAACCACAAAATGTTAAATACTGCACCTAGTTAtgagtctgtgtatgcgtgtttgaatgtgtatatataaagcAATAGTGAATAAAATAGTGAAATAGTGAAAGTAATTGTaatcttttccatctctctcttcatctctctctctctctctctccctctctctctccatctatctctctatctctctctctcagatgcagCTCTTGGGCATGATCAGTAACTCTCTAAACAGGCTGTCCTCCACAGAGGTGCTGGAGCCCCCCTCCCATGAGAGATTTAGTACCAGTGACCACGACCTGCTGTACTGCCTCcgcagagacacagacaaggtCCAGAGCTACCTGAAGATCCTCAAGTGCACCATCCTTCCTGAACAAACCTGCTAGTTCTCAGATGTAGCATTCAGATAATCTCACAGATATCAATCTATTTATTCaatatgattatgatgatgatattaatgaggaggaggaggaggaggatgatgatgatgatgatgttttatGTAGACCAGAAACAACTAAATCAACATATTAAGATGGCATGcatgtattttttattattcacaCTTGAACTTTAATATATGAAACGTCTATTTATTATTTGCAAAAACATATTGAGAAAGTTTAATGGACAGCCATCTCACAAAAGGATCTTGTTTCAGCTAACAATGCAAGGCTGTGTCATATTATATGTACAATGTTCTTTTAGAATAAAACCCCATATTGTTCATTAGTCATTCCATGCTTTCCTTTATtgcttatttgtgtttgtattgtttgtttcattgtattcatttaaatgtatgtacTAGCTTACTTGTTTATAACATCAGTTGATGCTTATCTCACTTCCATTAGTGTTAAGAATGATTGTGACAAAAATGTGTTACATTTTTTCCCGCTCCAGTTATTGATACTAGTATGAGGATATTACTGGAACTAAATGATGCAACTCCAACAATACACAAACTTACTCTACAGGATGTAACATCTGCAGTCAGGCATTCACATGTCAAGCACTCACATGTCAGCACCAACAGTGCAGCACATCCAGCGCAAGTGATACGCAGATTCTTTCAAAGCTATTTCTGATTGACTGGACACAGCACAGACTGAAGTGGAGATGAGTCAGACATAGAGGGAAAATGCGTCTCCATTCAATTCCTGGTATTTCTTCATTCATGCTTAGGCCCTTAGTCAGCTGACtcaatgtcttgtgtgtgtgtgtgtgtgtgtgtgtgtgtgagtgtgtgtgtgtgtgtgtgtgtgtgtgtgtgtgtgtgtgtgtgtgtgtgtgtgtgagtgtgtgtgtgtgtgtgtgtgtgtgtgtgtgtgtgtgtgtgtgtgagtgtgtgtgtgtgtgtgtgtgtgtgtgtgtgtgagtgtgtgtgtgtgtgtgtgtgtgtgtgtgtgtgtgtgtgtgtgtgtgtgtgtgtgtgtgtgtgtgtgtgtgtgtgtggtggtgtgtgtgtgtgtgtgtgtgtgtgtggtgaggtgtgtgtggtgaggtgtgtgtggtgaggtgtgtgtggtgaggtgtgctAGTGGATGGGAAAATGAGGCTGCGACCTCAGGTCCCCGTGGCCCTCTCATCTATTTTCTCCGTGAGCGCTCTGTGTGGAGGTAAGCTGGTCGGGATCTCTGGACTGTGTGGACGGGGTGTCTGCTGCTGGTTGTCtgtggtgttggtgctggtagACAGGAGCTTTGGGAGGGCTGCAGAAGTCCTCCCCCTGCCGAGACTCCTTCTCTGGCTCCTGCAGGCCCTCCTCTGGCTCCTCAGTGCCCCTGAACAAAAGTTCCTCCATGGAAGACCGCACATAAagactctccttctctttggaATTCCTCCATTTCATCCGACGGTTCTGGAACCAGATCTTCACCTAAGCACATAGTAAAGTTTAGTTTCATCTCAATATGCCTTCAACTTTATGAGTAGTTTCGTGCAAGATTCAGCCATGTAAAGATTTAGGCATGAATgtatgtgggtttttttttctgcagttacaaaaaaaaattataacaaGAGGCCGATCACtcaacaaaatgtttttatgAAAAACGTATTGATTGCTAATGTTGCttgtatacaaataaatattgtttGTATACAATTATGCAATCCCAAATACCGCTGTGGAGAAGCCTACAGCACTGTTTTCAGAGTGTGcattttagtatgtgtgtgcatgtgtgtgttttcatccacgtgtgtctgtgtgtgtgcatgtgcgtgtgtgtgtgtgtgggggggggggggggggggggtgttcacaTGTGTTTGCATACGTGTGTtttcatccgtgtgtgtgtgtgtgttttcattcatgtgtgtgtgtatgtgtgtgtgtgtgtgtgtgtgtgtgtgtgtgtgtgtgtgtctgtgtctgtgtgtctgtgtgtgggtgtgtgggtgtgtgtatctgatcaTGCATATATGTTAGTGTACATATCTGTCTACCTGAGTCTCCTTGAGGCAGAGGTCAGCTGCCAGTCGATGTCTGTCAGTTTTACTGATGTACTTTTGTCTCCGGAAGGTTCTCTCCAGCTCCTTCCTCTGCTCCTCAGAGAACACGGCCCTCCGTAAGATCCCTCTGCGGGACTTGGGGTGGCTTTCCAGGCCCCAGAGTGGAACCCTTGCTCCCTCTGCACAGAAAAAGGCCAAGTGAGGGTCAAACAAAGTCCACTCTGCATGACATAaaactaatttaataacttggaaaatcattttgttcatttcataacatgagcaagatcctaagcacaaacatgggtgggttaGCGCGATGCTGGGGTGTGTCCGCGCGCAGAAGTGGGAGTTCCATGTATAAATGAGTTCCTTCAAACTAATACCCTTTGCGTGTAACTTCTGAAAAGCACAGGCGACCAACTCTCATTCAAAGTCAACCTGTGTTATGTTCCAGATATTAAAAAGCGCGACaagtgcatatactgtatacacatgcagttgtatattatataataaaGTCCCAATTATATATTCCATATTATTCCCAAATATTCCTAATAAACATTGCTCTGACTCTAAAGCCCTATTGGAATAACTTCACCATATATCACATTCAATCAATTGGCAAATACTCTCTCCTGCCTTGGCCTCATGATATGTAGAGAATTATTGGTTATCGGAACAGTGACGTGCGACTTGCGCAGCGACGTGTCAAGCGCCGGTATGCTTGATGGACTGGTCATTGTGAGCGTCGGCGGTGACGTCAACACATGCCAAAACTTTTCATGCTTGCGCTTGGTGCTTGTGTGACTCACTGCAGTCGTCTCCTAAACAACAGGTGGCGCTGCCGAGGAAAATACCATCTACACCACTGGAAAGTGCACCAAACTAGAGCACTGTGAACTATACATGACAGTTAACTGTATGACCAGTATGTGGAGTAACTGCTGGAAGCAGCAATAAGAAGAGCCAATGTGCTGAAAAGAGCACAGTGAAATAGTCTAGGCTATATGACATGACAGTTAAACTGGATCACCTACATTCATTTGTTGATTAAACTGGATGGGTCCTTACATTTTCTGGTTAGTGTTGTGTTTTTAGTGATAGTCCACAGTAAAGCTACTACTTgaaattaatgaaattaaagatGCTCTCAACTGCCTTATgtaacagtgtttttttgtccCACCGTTTTCATCAGGAAAAGACCTTACTTGTGAGCACAGCCTAAATGCAAACTTTTCACCCTCAGGTGTTCATCAGGCAAAAAGGTAACGTTACTTAACCACAAGCACTTTTCCAGTTGTTGCAGTAACATCCCTTCTCGAATTCAGTGCCATCTGTGAATCCCTGTGCTCCTGTATTGA
Above is a genomic segment from Clupea harengus chromosome 3, Ch_v2.0.2, whole genome shotgun sequence containing:
- the LOC105908780 gene encoding prolactin-like yields the protein MMQGPVLCFVFLSLGVEEQVGSAPICTHGQDGCHSLSLPELFDRVIQHSARFHGLSRDLHTEFEQYLSSSRNQIGERKCHTSSIQTPNGKDIAQSLTREELTEVILKLLAAWGDPLSNLHSIMAHQQDFNTHSGSKALEMSDMVHQLKNGVQRVAERMQLLGMISNSLNRLSSTEVLEPPSHERFSTSDHDLLYCLRRDTDKVQSYLKILKCTILPEQTC
- the LOC105908779 gene encoding homeobox protein DBX2; the encoded protein is MDGMILSRCAKKWQMAESPPRHPGFGTTGKSFLIDNLLRPGCSPSASRTAERPAPKECPQHLPQRPASGFRSGPWTVRHLALETHSFAQAKDVGLSQTHTEGARVPLWGLESHPKSRRGILRRAVFSEEQRKELERTFRRQKYISKTDRHRLAADLCLKETQVKIWFQNRRMKWRNSKEKESLYVRSSMEELLFRGTEEPEEGLQEPEKESRQGEDFCSPPKAPVYQHQHHRQPAADTPSTQSRDPDQLTSTQSAHGENR